From Megalops cyprinoides isolate fMegCyp1 chromosome 18, fMegCyp1.pri, whole genome shotgun sequence, one genomic window encodes:
- the LOC118793276 gene encoding general vesicular transport factor p115-like, protein MNFLRGVMGGQSAGPQPSGAETIQKLCDRVASSTLLEDRRDAVRALKALSKKYRQEVGTQAITQLIHILQTDSSDSEIIGYALDTLYNIISNDEEEEQDESEEENSLKQADDLGAQFTDELINEQENVTLILRLLEEFDFHVRWPAVKLITALLKNRCAQVQGIILVSPMGVSRLMDLLADSREVIRNDGLLLLQQLTKGNAAIQKIVAFENAFERLLDIISEEGNSDGGIVVEDCLLLLLSLLKNNSSNQNFFKEGSYIQRMKPWFEVGDDNSGWSAQKVTNLHLMLQLVRVMVSPVNSPGATSSCQKAMYQCSLLQQLCTILMATGVPADILTETINTVSEVIRGSQVNQDYFASVNAPSSPPRAAIVVLLMSMVNERQPFVLRCAVLYCFQCFLYKNHKGQEEIVSTLLPSTIEPNSITAGQLLCGGLFSTDSLSNWCAAVALAHALHDNLTQKEQLLRVQLATSVGTPPVSLLQQCTNILSQGDKIDRRGSKVQTRVGLLILLCTWISSCPIAVTHFLHNPENVSYLTGQISENLGEDERLVQSLCALLLGICICYNDNSLENYTKEKLKQLIEKRIGKENFVEKLGFIGKQELYSRAAQRPQPAFSAPEQMLFDHEFAKLVKDLEAVITKSVHKSSEEEKKEEEVKKTLEQHDSIVTQYKELIREQDAQINELKEKVTSLTSQNEQMKTTVAQQQAQIQQHKDQYSVLKHKLEKDSQQAGSQGEGAHVNGLQTEEVGRLREELQELHRNTAQLQTQLSDRDALIADLKSEKAQSDNGSENNAELLKELETLKGRVESQTAEISQLQAERQDLLQRASQSASATSAPEVSASGDHEKLLSAQAEEIERLKEEVRGLSESRSSLEQQLASANSSVAILQTETTKLEQEVAESKKEQDDLLMLLADQDQKIVSLRNRLKELGESVEDDDDLDSKDQFDDDDDDEEDDE, encoded by the exons ATGAATTTCTTGAGAGGAGTCATGGGTGGGCAGTCTGCGGGGCCACAGCCTTCCGGTGCAGAGACG atCCAGAAGCTGTGTGATAGAGTGGCTTCCTCCACTCTGCTGGAGGACCGCAGGGATGCAGTGCGAGCCCTCAAAGCTCTGTCTAAG AAATACCGGCAGGAAGTTGGCACACAGGCAATCACTCAGCTAATTCATATACTGCAGACTGACAG CTCTGACTCTGAAATTATTGGATATGCATTGGATACACTATACAATATAATTTCCaatgatgaagaggaggaacaAG ATGAGTCGGAAG AAGAGAATTCTCTGAAGCAGGCAGATGACCTTGGAGCTCAGTTCACAGATGAATTAATCAATGAACAAGAAAATGTCACACTTATCCTGAGACTTTTGGAG GAATTTGACTTCCATGTGCGATGGCCTGCAGTGAAGCTCATCACTGCCCTGCTGAAGAATCGCTGCGCTCAAGTCCAAGGGATCATCCTCGTCAGTCCTATGG GTGTTTCAAGACTTATGGACTTACTAGCAGACTCCAGAGAAGTTATTCGAAATGAT GGACTGTTGCTGCTGCAACAGCTGACTAAAGGCAATGCAGCCATTCAGAAAATTGTAGCTTTTGAAAATGCCTTTGAACGGCTTCTTGATATCATCTCAGAGGAGGGAAACAGTGATGGAG GTATCGTAGTTGAGGACTGTCTGCTACTTCTGCTGAGTCTGCTCAAGAACAACAGCTCCAACCAGAACTTCTTCAAGGAGGGCTCTTACATCCAGCGAATGAAGCCCTGGTTCGAAGTGGGGGATGACAACTCTGGCTGGTCTGCGCAGAAAGTGACAAACCTCCATCTCATGCTGCAG CTTGTCCGAGTGATGGTCTCACCAGTGAACTCCCCTGGAGCCACCAGCAGCTGCCAGAAGGCCATGTACCAGTGCAGCCTTCTACAGCAGCTCTGCACCATTTTAATGGCCACCGGCGTTCCTGCTGACATTCTCACTGAG ACCATTAATACTGTATCAGAGGTCATCCGCGGTTCCCAAGTGAACCAGGACTACTTTGCTTCAGTGAATGCCCCTTCCAGTCCTCCGAG GGCCGCGATAGTGGTGCTGCTGATGTCCATGGTGAATGAGAGGCAGCCGTTTGTCCTGCGCTGCGCGGTTCTCTACTGCTTCCAGTGCTTCCTGTACAAAAACCACAAGGGCCAAGAGGAGATCGTTTCCACACTCTTGCCATCGACCATTGAAC CGAACTCCATCACGGCAGGCCAGCTGTTGTGCGGGGGCCTGTTCTCCACAGACTCGCTGTCCAACTGGTGCGCGGCGGTGGCGCTCGCCCACGCCCTGCACGACAACCTCACCCAGAAGGAGCAGCTCCTGAGGGTGCAGCTGGCCACCAGCGTGGGCACCCCGCCCGtctccctgctgcagcagtgcacCAACATCCTGTCCCAG GGCGATAAGATCGACCGCAGG GGCAGTAAGGTCCAGACGAGGGTGGGTCTGCTCATCCTGCTCTGCACCTGGATCAGCAGCTGTCCCATCGCTGTCACTCACTTCCTGCACAATCCAGAAAATGTCTCCTAC CTAACGGGGCAGATCTCGGAGAACCTGGGAGAGGACGAGCGGCTAGTGCAGAGCCTGTGTGCGCTTCTCCTGGGGATCTGCATCTGCTACAACGACAACTCCCTGGAGAACTACACCAA AGAGAAGCTGAAGCAGCTGATCGAGAAGAGGATTGGGAAGGAGAACTTTGTGGAGAAGCTGGGCTTCATCGGCAAACAGGAGCTGTACTCCCGGGCGGCCCAGAGGCCCCAGCCTGCCTTCTCCGCCCCGGAGCAGATGCTGTTCGACCACGAGTTCGCCAAGCTGGTGAAGGATCTGGAGG CTGTGATAACCAAGTCAGTACACAAGTCCagtgaggaggagaaaaaagaggaggaggtgaaaaAGACTCTGGAACAGCACGACAGTATAGTGACGCAGTACAAGGAGCTCATAAGGGAGCAG GACGCCCAGataaatgaactgaaagagaAGGTTACATCCTTGACCTCTCAGAATGAACAGATGAAGACAACAGTGGCACAACAGCAGGCCCAGATACAGCAGCATAAGGACCAATACAGCGTCCTCAAGCATAAACTAG AGAAGGACAGCCAGCAGGCCGGCAGTCAGGGGGAGGGGGCCCACGTCAACGGCCTGCAGACCGAGGAGGTGGGCCGGCTGcgggaggagctgcaggagctgcacagaaacactgcGCAGCTGCAGACGCAGCTGAGCGACAGGGACGCCCTCATCGCCGACCTG AAGTCAGAGAAGGCACAGTCTGATAACGGGTCAGAGAACAACGCCGAGCTCCTCAAG GAGCTGGAGACGCTGAAGGGCCGAGTGGAGTCCCAGACGGCAGAGATCAGCCAACTACAGGCCGAGAGGCAAGACCTTCTGCAGAGAGCTTCCCAGTCAGCT AGTGCAACCTCAGCCCCAGAGGTGTCTGCCAGTGGAGACCATGAAAAGCTTCTCTCTGCCCAGGCTGAGGAGATCGAGAGACTAAAG GAGGAAGTGAGGGGATTATCGGAGTCCAGGAGCAGTCTGGAACAGCAGCTGGCCTCGGCTAACAGCAGCGTGGCCATCCTGCAGACCGAGACGACCAAACTCGAGCAGGAGGTGGCCGAGTCCAAAAAGGAGCAGGATGACCTCCTCATGTTGCTTGCAGACCAAGACCAGAAGATTGTATCCCTGAGAAACAGGCTGAAAGAGCTGGGAGAGTCG GTTGAAGATGATGATGACTTGGATTCAAAGGACCAGTttgatgatgacgatgacgatgaagaagatgatgaaTAG